A single region of the Chrysoperla carnea chromosome 5, inChrCarn1.1, whole genome shotgun sequence genome encodes:
- the LOC123301376 gene encoding protein FAM166C-like, translated as MGSRKLSVKHATYFPPSIDPIYLGSYPPMNNSKGSKYQSSSLNYFRDYRDETLRNFQMPKDDWGTRLSPYSPRPDVVGSKNTSNFDKLISFPRFDLTFVDQKRTNEIEEFYRVCQLHREYYKDRLGHKHPLEFFKSDDYAYQCAPNMTDVYLKSPSAYVKYKYPPTVPLTYGRGVRIPNLPERTLASKNYK; from the exons ATGGGGTCTAGAAAATTATCTGTAAAACATGCCACGTATTTTCCACCATCGATTGATCCTATCTATTTGGGATCATATCCCCCTATGAATAATAGTAAAGGTTCAAAATACCAATCCAGTAGTTTGAATTACTTTCGAGACTATCGCGATGAAACATTACGTAATTTTCAA atgcCCAAAGACGATTGGGGAACAAGACTATCACCGTATTCACCTAGACCTGATGTTGTTGGTAGTAAAAATACATCGAATTTTGATAAGTTAATTTCATTCCCACGATTTGATTTGACATTTGTGGATCAAAAACGTACCAATGAAATTGAAGAGTTTTACAGG gttTGTCAATTGCATAGGGAATATTATAAGGATCGTTTGGGTCATAAACATCCACTTGAATTCTTTAAATCTGATGATTATGCATATCAATGTGCTCCTAATATGACGGATGTGTATTTAAAATCTCCATCAGcatatgttaaatataaatatccaCCAACAGTGCCATTAACTTATGGCCGAGGCGTTCGTATACCAAACTTGCCAGAAAGAACTTTAGctagtaaaaattataaataa